The Ovis canadensis isolate MfBH-ARS-UI-01 breed Bighorn chromosome 24, ARS-UI_OviCan_v2, whole genome shotgun sequence DNA window ctgaaaTTCTGtatccattaaaaaataactccccattctcctctcctcccaggcccaccactcttctttctgtctctgtaaatTTGTCTATTCCAGTACCTGATACaagtgaaatcacacagtatttgtccttttgtgacttaGCCCATGCATTCTGCTGTCACAAAAGCTCTGTGATCCTGAGGAACTTAACCTTCCTGAATCTCTACTTCCTCATCTGTTCAAGTGGCtgtaataatagtacctacttcatagggttattgtgaggtttaaatgagataatatgtatAAGGTATTTAACcaagtgcctggcatgtagaaaGTTCTCAGTAAATATCAATTCCCATAAATACATATTCTAAAGCAGCTGGCACTGGTATTGCACTTATCCTGTGTCTATCATAAACATCTGTGTGTCAACACTTTATGAtcttaactcatttatttttttttaattaaaaatgttttttttttggctatgctgggtcttcatagcAGCGCGTAAGCTCAGTAGGAGTGGcccgcaggcttagttgccctgcggcatgcaagatcttagttcctcgaccaggaattgaatccactTCTGCTGcgatggaaggtggattcttaaccactggaccaccagggaggtcccctgatCTTCACTCATTTAAACCACACAACTCTATCTCATTGGCCCCACTACTATCATCCTGTTACACAGGGGAGGAAACTAAGGTACACAGAGGGTGAGCAAATGCCCAGGATTACTCAGTAGTTCATGGAGGAGCTGGGGTTGAACTCCAGGCAGCCTGTTTCCAAAGTCCGTGGGCTTTACCATTGCCTCTGCAATCTCCCAGGACGGTCATCCATCTACACCCTCAGCCTTGCATCAGCCTGTCAGTGTGAGTGGACGTGTCAGGGCCTCAGATACGAGATGTCCTTGGAAATTGGTGGAAAAAATCACTGAAGTTGAGTTTAGCCTTACTTCCCATGTGTGGTCCCAATTTGGTGGGAGCCTCCCGTGTTCACTCACGCATGTAGGTCCCCTCTGGACCCCTCCATCTCCTGCTGGGAAAGACCTAGAGTCCTCTCCAGGTGACCCAGTGAAGACAACGCCTATTCCCTTTGTTGGTAGAAAGCTCAGCAATCCTTGACcacccccctgccctgcccagctgagatttttttttaaaaaggcttcctCTCCGTGACCTCAGGGCCACCTCCCACTGGTCTTTATTGCTTTCTCGGCACCCTCGGGAGCGTCTGGAGCCCTTTAAAAGGGGCAGAGCCTGTTAGTGGGCTGGCAGCCCGGGTCCTGGAGATAAGAGTGTCCTGTCCGGGACAGCAGGTGTGGGTTTCCCAGCCAGGGCAGGACAGAGTCCCGCCGAGAGTTACCTCCGCCCCAATGTTTACAGAGGTGCGTCCACTCCTGGCCTCTTCCTCTGCAGCCTGGCCCTCCAGGCGGGTGGCTGAGGATTCACTAAAGGTGAAGCTGCTGGGGGCTTCCTTCTGGGCTCTTCTCTCATCtggctccctctctctcttgccCACCTCCGCAGGCAGCTGCACCCATGTGTGACCTGGAGTCGGGCAGCGTCAAGGTGAAGGAGCCCAGCAACAGGGGCCGGTGGCATGGGTGCTGGTACGAGCGGTTGGTGCAGCCCTGCCTGGTGGAACTGCTGGGCTCTGCTCTGTTCATCTTCATCGGCTGCCTGTCGGTCATTGAGAACGGGCCGGACACTGGGCGGCTGCAGCCGGCGCTGGCCCACGGACTGGCCCTGGGGCTGGTCATTGCTACGCTGGGGAATATCAGGTGGGAACAGCTCTGGGCACTCAGCCTGGTGCCAGCTGGGGGGAGCCGGGGGCGTGGAGTGGCGTGGTGGGCAGGCACCCTGGGGCACACACCCAGGATCCTGAGAACAGTGTGGATAAGAATGTGGGCTGAGgggtcagactgcctgggttagAATCCTGGCTCTTCAGTCCGAGAGCTCTGCAACTTTGGTTAAGTCACTCTCCAAACCCAACTGCTCACCTACCTATGAAATGGGAACAGTATTTTCTAAATCTTATTTCTCAACCAAGTGCAGGTACAGTGCTCATGCTTACCATGAACTATTCCAAGCACTTTAGGTATAGCAATTCATGTAATCCTTACACCCCTGTGCAATTGGTACTATTATTAATCCCATTTTTTCACTGTGAAGGGGATAGGTCAGGTAACTCATCCAAGGACCCAGGGCAGAGCCAGGAGGCAAACCCAAGCTGTCTGTTGCCTAACCCAGCACCTCCTGGTGGAGGTGTGAGAATGAAATATTGTGAAGTGCTTAGTCCATAGAAAGCGCCCAATCACTGTTGCTTGCTGTGTTACTGTTacctttgttattgttgtttagtggctaagttgcgtccaactctttgcaaccccatggactgttgcctgccaggttcctctgtccacaggatttcccaggcaagaatactggagtgggtttccatttccttctccagaggatcttcctaatccagggatcaaacccatgtctcctgcattggcaggtggattctctaccactgagctacctggaaagcccactgtTACCATTAGGACAGGGTTTTGCTCCAACCTAAGGGAAGGCAATGCTTCACAGAAGAACCCACCAAGGGGGTAGGGAGGGCCAAGGGGCTCCCCTTGCATAGCCCTTCCCTGAATGGAGGCTCCACCGGGAGGTCGTGGACTCCCAGGAGAAACGACCCAATGGATGGGGGGTCTGGCAGGGAGATCTAGAATCTGGTTCGTTTGTATTTAGTCTCTCACAGAAAAATGATCTGAGTAGGGAAATTAAAATACTGTTTCTCagaaaaacagaatggaaagagaacTGTTACATTTCTCTTTAAATATCTAAGGGAAGCTGCAGGTGGGATGAAAATCAGTGTCCTCTGTTCTCATCGGTTCAGGGTTGAAGGCAACATTTGTCATTGCTTAGCAGGGTGACCAGGGGAAGTAACTGAACCTATGTTAGGTGGAATAAAAGGGAGATGATAATAGTAGCTGATATTTGTTGAATACCAACTAGCTGCCACTACTCTATAGGAACATGTATTAATTATTTTTGCAACAGAGTTTATGAGATAGGGAtcactaaggcacagagaggttttatcacttgcccatggtcacacagctcTTCCATGGCTAaactggggtttgaacccaggccagcTGGCCAGGGAGGACATTGCTTTGCGCTGCAGGAGGCTGCCTATCTGAAATGCCAGCctttcatccaaccatctgttttttgtcaacaaatatttactgggtaCCTGCCACAAACCAGGCACCGGCTTTGAGGTTGTTGGAGCACCCAGCACAGCACTTAGCGCTgagtaggtgttcaataagcCTTTAGTGAGTAATCAATGGATGATCGTTTTATTGTTAATGAATGTGAAGTGAGTTTCTTGAACATGTGTGGTGTTCCAGCCCTCTCTTGGTTGAGCCATGCTCTGAATGAGTTTTTCACGCCTTTTGGACTGGGTGATTTGGTGGAGGGGCTGATGGCAGACAGGCTTCTAACTCTGCAGTCTCTGGCGGGAggctgcccctgccccccacctctctGCTTTGGCAGAGCCCAGGCTAAGCTTGGTCATAGACCCGAATTGAGGCCCCTCTCCATCGACTGAGTCTGAGGTCAGCTAGTGCTTCCTGACCCTGCAGGAAGCTCCCCGAGGGCCTGTGCGCAGAGCTCGGCCAAACAAGTTGGGGCAGCTGGTCCTGAAATGTCGGCATGTTGGGCCAAGTCTTGTGTCCAgaaccagggtcctctgtccagtCTCAGCTCAGTGTCCTGTGCCCGCTGGGTGGGCAGACCCATTAGTGGGCTCTGAACAGCTGGGGAGACATGGGGGATCTTGGGGTCACTGTCCCTCTTATTGGGTGTCCATCCCATGCTCCTGAGGGCTTGTTGAGTCAGCCTTTCAGGACAGCTCTTCTATCTGTGTGGGGCTGGACAGGATGCCAATGGGTGTAGCAGGGTATTCAGGGGCCTCCCGGCCCTGGGACTCAGATGGGTTGAGCAGCTTGCTCAAGAGAAAGGCTCTTTACCCAGGACCAACGGAACTGCCCCACAGAGCCAACTTGAACCAGCCCTTTGACCTAGGTTCGATTTTGTTTAACCTCCCTGCACATTCCAAACCCCAGATCCCAACCCCCAATATAATCATGAACCTCTAACCTCACTCCCAATTACCAATGCCATTTCCAGCAACCTTTAACCTCAAGTTTTACACACAACGCTAGTCACACTTTCAGACCCAAACTAGGATTTTTATTGGTTGAGCAGTTCAACCAGTCAGGGGCTATTGTTCAGGGCCTGGTTACTTTTTCGGGGAGGCCGGGATACCTCTCCTGGCCTATGCTTTTGAAGCCTGGGGTCTCGCTGTGCTCTGTGGCCACAGCTCTGAAGGGCTGGACACAGCTCTGCAGGGGTCGAGAAGGAGTTGAGAGATGCTTTTCCATCACGTTTTTCCTCTGGGCCATCCTGGGTCTGGGGGTAGGACAGGAATGGGGCTGCCCTCCCTTTCTACCCTCCCCCCTCATTACCTTCCCTCCACCACCCTGCACCTCAGGGAAAGTGGGGATGATCTGCCGCCTGTTTTCTGCTTGGGCTGCCCTTGACTGATGTTGGCCCTGCAGGGCCACCCAGGGTGCTGTGGGGACCCAGACTCTAAGCCTGGGCCTCATGACTCCTTCTGCATTTTTTGGGCGACAGCGGTGGACACTTCAACCCTGCGGTGTCCCTGGCAGCCATGCTGGTCGGAGGCCTCAAGCTGACGATGCTGTTTCCCTACTGGATCTCCCAGCTGTGCGGGGGGCTGATCGGGGCCGCTTTGGCTAAGGTTGGTGATCCCccaggaggctgggctgggggcttTGGCTCTGCCAGGGCTGCTGGGGTGtgtaggggtggggagtggggactgtctgattcttttcCTGTTGCCTCCAATGGGACTGCAAGTAAActtgttagttgcttagttgtgtctgactctcatgaccccatggactgtagcccatcaggctcttctgtccagggaattttccaggcaagaatactggagtgggttgccatttccctctccaggggatcttcctgacccagggatcaaacctgggtctcctgcattggtgggcagattctttaccatctgagccactagggaagcccacaaaatTTCTACCCAGAAGGGAACACTCTAAACCCACCCTGTTCTGTCCATGTCTAGCCCTCCCTGGACAGACCAGGAATCAGAATTCAGAACTGAAAGTTTCTCTTCCTGAGTCCATTTGTGGCTTTAGataatgctgatttttaaaattcatccatTCACACACTTGTTCATTTCTTCTACAAACATCTCACTAAGCACCAGCTGAGGATTAGGGGTGCATATGGTTCTTCTCCTTGAAAACTCCTGAACTAACTTCTCTGTGTGTTCTCTAGTTTGCCTGCCTTTAAACTGAGTTACTCTACCTTTGATGGGAATTAACACTTAATTTACTGGAAATCTCCCATTCCAACAGAAAGGCTAGCTCTTCTTCTCAGCCACAAAATTTCTATGGTTATACACTGAACTCCATGCATggacttctttctctctctttgcccacctgactttcttttttccttcttctctttcctgctcTTCTTATGTTTTAACTAGGAGTCCTTCAACATGAAGGCTTTGCTTGGcttgtggtggggtgggggaattTGGGGTGGGTAGGAGTGAAGGGGGTGCCTAGTAGCCTGGCTAGGGTTTGGACTGTGGCTCTAAGCGCTGCCCACTGCAGACTTTGGTTTTGATCCCCATTTTGCTATCTTCCCTGCCCTGGTAACCTCACGCCCCATTTGAGACCCTGCTGCCCTGTCTGTTTAGAGTGGGGACTGCTCCGATTCCCCATGGAAAGCAATGCCTGGACTCTCCCTCAGGCCGAGCCACTTGCAGACTCATCCGACATAATGGAGACCAGTGCAGGGCAGCAGTGAGCTCACTGAGTGTtcctctctgccccaccccccatcacCCCTCACCACCCCCGCCCAGCACTTTACAGAATCCTCTCATTTAATCTCCAACTTGACCAGAAGCCAGCAGCCGTCCTTAGAGAGCACCCACCACCTGGGCCAGGAACTGTTATGATCAGCACCCCCACTTTGCAGAGGGGGACACCGAGGGACAGAGAaggcagtgacttgcccaagttcaGATGAGCTGAGGTGCAGCAGGGCCCAGATTTGAGTTCTGGGTCTAGAAGCTTGTTTGCCCTCCCAGGGGTCGTGATGACCCAGAGGCCGACTTCCTGGGAAGCCAATGAGCTTAAGTTCCGTGGCCCTTCTCATCCCTTCAAAGAGGTCTTTCAGGGGGCTGGCAGTGTGTTCACctgagtgtatgtatgtgtttgcaAAATTTGTAAAAATTAGGTATTTCCgtattcttttcaaaaaaaggTCATCTAAGTTTCATATGCTTCTGATTCACAACACCTGGGGCCACCACTAGGTTatcccccttttacagatgagcaaaatgAGGCTCAGGGAAGTCCAGTAGCTCAGATGAAGCCACACGGTAGGAACTGGTGGAGCTGGGATGTGGTTCCAGATATGTCTGGCTGCACATTGAACAGGACCCTTCCCTGGCTTTAAAGCGTGTGAACCCCCTACCCCTGGACCAACCCAGTTCCCAGCTGTCTCTCCACCCCCACTGTGGGGCTGACCACTGCTCTCCACAGGCGGTGAGTCCCGAGGAGAGGTTCTGGAATGCGACCGGGGCGGCCTTTGTGACAGTCCAGGAGTCGGAGCAGGTGGCCGGGGCAGTGGTAGCGGAGATCATCCTGACGACACTGCTGGCCCTGACCGTGTGCATGGGCGCCATCAACCAGAAGACGCTAGGTCCTCTGGCCCCATTCTGCATCGGCTTCTCTGTCACTGTGGACATCCTGGCAGGGTGAGTGCTGCTTGGCAGTGGGACTGCAGTGCTCAGCCCTGGGCCAAGGCTCGGTCCTGGAGGAGCGCAGGCCTGCAGAGCCTCCCTAAGGGTCACAGGCTTGGTAGCGAATAGAAGCCATGCAGACAGGTTAACCCGGGAAGTGGGCCGTAGGAGGCAGACAGGGAGTGGCGGGGATTTCGGAGTCTTAGGAGGCCCCCACCATGCACCTCTGATAAGTTATCAATGTGTGGGAATATGGGCTTGGGCTGACCTTTTTAATTTCATTCCAGAGAAGTCAGAAGACTGGATTTTTATGTGCATTTCCTAATTTTGTAGTATCAAGAAATCATTTCTGTAGACTGTGTTTATCTGGCCAGCAGGCAGCCAGATTTTAGCTTCAGACTTACAAAGAGCTTTTACACCCATTGTCTTGTTTATCAAGAGCCTTTCAGTAGGCTTGGGAAGGCATTAAGGAGACAAAGGGTTATTTCTCCCCATTTATACATgaggtctggagaaggcaatggcaccccactccaatactcttgcctgggaaatcccccaggtggaggagcatggtaggctgcagtccatggggtctcgaagagttggacatgactgagcgacttcactttcactcttcactttcatgcactggagaaggaaatggcaacccactccagtgttcttgcctggagaatcccagggacggggcagcctggtgggctgtcgtctctggggtcgcacagagttggacacgactgaagcgacttagcagcagcagcatacctgaggaaacaggctcagagaggacaCAGGTGACTTATTTAAAgtcactgttgtttagttgctccataatgttggactctttgccacctcagggactatagcctgtcaggctcccctgtccatggaattctccaggcaagaatactggagtgggttgccatttccttctccaggggatcttcccaacccagggatccaacctgcatctcctgtgttggcaggtggattctttaccactgaaccaccagggaagcccctcattaaAGTCATTGTGTGTGTTAGCcacgaagttgtgtctgactctttgcgatcctatggactgtagcccgccaggctcctctgtccatggaattctctaggccagcatactggagtgggttgccattcctttttccagggaatcttcccaacccagggatggaacccaggactcctgcactgcaggcagattctttaccatctgagccaccaggaagcattAAAGGTCACTGGGCAGTGGCAAATTAAGTGAAAGATCTGGGACAAGAGCCCCTGCTAAATGGGGGATGAGGGAACTCCTTCCTGAAGGCCAGCTCCTAACCCGGTGTAGCCTTTCCTAGCTCTGCCCTCTGATCCTGTCATCTTCTGGGAGGTGGCGCCTGAGGAAAATAGGTGTGTAGAGCGGTAGCAGGGCTTTGCTGCCCCCTAGTGGCTCTTGGTTCACTTACAAACTTATTGACTCATTCATCTGGCTTTGACCACCGGCCACAGGAGGCGTCCTTGCAGGGTGAGGCCTGAGTGAGGACCCCAGCTTGAGTCAGTGGGGCGAGGGTACAGACACCAGGACTAGAGAGGTGCTCCTGGGGAACACCCGCCCTGTGGGAGATGCTGGGCCCCAAGCTTGCAGCACAACGAAGACCTCAACCAGGTCAGCTGGGTTAAAGTTAACACTTGCAATGAATTATATGAGAAACACGGGCTCTATATGTGTTGTCTCATTCATCCCTGATAACAACCTATGAGGTATGTACGTTCACCTCAACTGAAACACAGAGAGGTGAAACAAATGTCACCCCTAGAAATCTCTAGAGTTCTAAATCTAGATTCACTTGACCCCGAAGTTCATATAGTTAAGAGCTGCCTGACTTTGTCAACTCTGGAGAAGGCGTGGGTCCATTTTCCTTCCTGCCGTCACTGAGCCGGCACTGCTTGCCGGCCATTCTTCCAGAAGGGTGTCGGGGGAGTGGCAGACCTTAGGGAGGACCCCAGGGAGGAGTCAAGCCTTTCACTTCCTCGTGTTAGAAGTCTCTTCACCTGCGTCTTCTTGGGGAACTTCCGGATGCCCATGCTATCATGGTGTAGAGAGGGTTTCCGGGTAGTGTGTGATCTAGACCCACATAGGCGAAATGAACCAGGGTGGGTCGAGGCTCCTTGGCTGGCATTCTGCTGATGAGTGTGGTTGGGTGTTGGCAGGGGTGCTGTGTCTGGAGCGTGCATGAATCCTGCCCGGGCCTTTGGACCTGCCATGGTGGCCAACCACTGGGACTACCACTGGATCTATTGGCTGGGGCCCCTCCTGGCCAGCCTGCTTGTAGGAGTGCTCATCAGGTAGGAATGTGACACGGGGTCATGGCCCATCTAGGGCATGGGGATAGTTCCCAGGGCATCAAGGGGTAGGAGGCTAGGGTCTCGCTTGGGTTGAGAGCAGAGAAGAGGCAAAGTTTATGACTCTGGGACCTTTGGCTTCAAGTGACGGAAATCCATTTGAACATAGCTTTTGTCATAAAAGGAAGCTCATTGGTTGGCATAACTGAA harbors:
- the AQP8 gene encoding aquaporin-8; the encoded protein is MFTEAAAPMCDLESGSVKVKEPSNRGRWHGCWYERLVQPCLVELLGSALFIFIGCLSVIENGPDTGRLQPALAHGLALGLVIATLGNISGGHFNPAVSLAAMLVGGLKLTMLFPYWISQLCGGLIGAALAKAVSPEERFWNATGAAFVTVQESEQVAGAVVAEIILTTLLALTVCMGAINQKTLGPLAPFCIGFSVTVDILAGGAVSGACMNPARAFGPAMVANHWDYHWIYWLGPLLASLLVGVLIRFFIGDAKIRLILKGR